Proteins from a genomic interval of Clostridium scatologenes:
- a CDS encoding MFS transporter, protein MGKTTDEKTSLQLSNHKRKLAIAAVALGTFMSALDSSVVNIALPNISAHFNTNLSTIEWVVMFYLLIISSLLITYGRMGDMYGHKKVYVRGFIIFTLGSFLCGISPNIIILIISRIIQAIGAGMLMSMSSAIITNITPPEERGKSLGIIAVSVSIALATGPVIGGILTSLLGWESIFYINIPIGIFGCFFAEKVIPKSTIIDKQPFDIKGSVLIFASLITILLPLSYTETYGWENPYIIISLIGGIMLLGLFIIVEKKTQYPMMDLTMFKNKLFSMSNLSALLSFIAQFSVILIMPFYLQQLRGLPPSKAGFLMIPMPLTTMFIAPISGAISDRIDSRYISALGMAIASFGIYLLSNLKIGSSHSYIAMALMITGLGTGLFQTPNNSAIMGSVANNRRGIASSILATMRNIGMVLGIAISGAIFSTHQNYLLRTLSTKGLNANEIKVQAFTGALHLAYTVGAAIAFAAIVTSLIKGTTKRTNK, encoded by the coding sequence ATGGGAAAAACAACTGATGAAAAAACATCTTTACAATTATCGAATCATAAAAGAAAGCTTGCTATTGCTGCAGTTGCACTAGGTACTTTTATGTCTGCATTAGATTCCAGTGTAGTAAACATAGCATTACCTAATATAAGCGCTCACTTTAATACAAATCTCTCAACTATTGAATGGGTTGTAATGTTTTATCTTCTTATAATAAGCAGTCTGCTAATTACATATGGACGAATGGGAGATATGTATGGGCATAAAAAAGTTTATGTTAGAGGATTTATAATTTTCACTTTAGGATCTTTTCTATGTGGAATATCACCAAATATAATTATTTTAATCATTTCACGTATTATCCAAGCAATAGGAGCAGGAATGCTTATGTCCATGAGTTCTGCTATTATTACAAATATTACACCGCCAGAAGAACGTGGAAAATCTTTGGGTATAATAGCTGTTTCTGTTTCAATTGCACTTGCTACAGGTCCGGTTATAGGTGGTATTTTAACTTCTCTTTTAGGATGGGAGAGTATTTTCTATATTAATATACCTATTGGAATATTTGGTTGTTTTTTTGCTGAAAAGGTTATTCCTAAAAGTACAATTATTGATAAACAGCCCTTTGATATAAAAGGCTCTGTGCTAATTTTTGCATCATTAATTACTATACTTCTTCCATTAAGCTATACTGAAACCTATGGATGGGAAAATCCTTATATAATAATTTCACTTATTGGAGGAATAATGCTACTTGGTCTTTTTATTATTGTAGAAAAGAAAACACAGTATCCTATGATGGATTTAACAATGTTTAAAAACAAGCTTTTTTCCATGAGTAATTTATCAGCACTTTTAAGCTTCATAGCACAATTCTCGGTAATATTAATTATGCCTTTTTATCTACAGCAATTAAGAGGACTTCCGCCATCAAAGGCAGGATTCTTAATGATACCTATGCCTCTTACTACTATGTTTATAGCTCCTATAAGTGGTGCTATTTCTGATAGAATAGATAGTAGATATATCAGTGCATTAGGTATGGCTATAGCCTCATTTGGCATCTACCTTTTAAGTAATTTAAAAATTGGATCTTCTCATAGTTATATTGCTATGGCCCTTATGATTACAGGTTTAGGTACTGGCTTATTTCAGACTCCTAACAACAGTGCTATAATGGGCAGTGTTGCAAACAATAGAAGAGGTATTGCTTCAAGTATACTTGCTACTATGAGAAATATAGGAATGGTACTAGGAATAGCAATATCTGGTGCAATTTTTAGTACTCATCAAAATTACTTACTTAGAACTCTCTCAACAAAAGGATTAAATGCTAATGAAATAAAGGTTCAAGCCTTTACTGGAGCTCTTCATCTTGCATATACAGTAGGTGCTGCAATAGCATTTGCTGCTATTGTAACATCGCTAATAAAAGGTACAACTAAAAGGACAAATAAGTAA
- a CDS encoding tetratricopeptide repeat protein gives MKDYIQINKYLEKAEEAFEKNKLIKALNLYNKAYELSKGEDVDTIINLALIYDSLGKSDKAKDYYKKALSIDDYEERAYYGLATIYDEEENYEEAIKLYNKAIYINPNYHKAYFFLANVYDVSDKKALAIETYEKLLSLNPMDFWANLNLGCIYEERNENGAAYKKFSKALKIDPNNHLALFNMGVIYYKLNMIEKAINLYKRAIEKDENYEYSYLNLAVIYKYTNTKKGIEVLSSGINNCSEIHFLYYNRSCFYTLIGEENRACEDIIMALKLYPQFLKYIFEDEELEKVRNLNSFKEFVDKYNL, from the coding sequence ATGAAGGATTATATACAAATTAATAAATATTTAGAAAAAGCAGAGGAAGCTTTTGAAAAAAACAAATTAATTAAGGCACTAAATTTATATAATAAAGCTTATGAACTTTCAAAGGGTGAAGATGTTGATACAATAATTAATTTAGCTTTAATATACGACTCTTTGGGAAAATCAGATAAAGCCAAAGATTATTATAAAAAGGCCTTAAGCATAGATGACTATGAGGAAAGAGCTTATTATGGGTTAGCTACAATATATGATGAAGAAGAAAATTATGAAGAAGCTATAAAATTATATAATAAAGCTATTTATATAAATCCAAACTATCATAAAGCTTATTTTTTCTTAGCCAATGTTTATGATGTATCTGATAAAAAAGCTTTAGCTATAGAAACTTATGAAAAATTATTAAGTTTAAATCCTATGGATTTTTGGGCAAATTTAAATCTAGGATGTATTTATGAAGAACGAAATGAAAATGGTGCTGCCTATAAGAAGTTTTCAAAAGCTTTAAAGATAGATCCTAATAATCATCTAGCTTTGTTCAATATGGGAGTAATTTATTATAAGCTTAATATGATAGAAAAAGCAATTAACTTGTATAAAAGAGCAATCGAAAAAGATGAGAATTATGAATACAGTTATTTAAACTTAGCTGTAATCTATAAATATACAAATACAAAAAAAGGTATAGAAGTTTTATCCAGTGGAATTAATAATTGCAGCGAAATACACTTTTTATATTATAACAGAAGTTGTTTTTATACCTTGATTGGTGAAGAAAATAGAGCTTGTGAAGATATAATCATGGCTTTAAAATTATACCCTCAGTTTTTAAAATATATTTTTGAAGATGAAGAATTGGAAAAAGTAAGAAATTTAAATTCATTTAAAGAATTTGTAGATAAATACAATTTATAA
- a CDS encoding sugar O-acetyltransferase, whose translation MTEKEKMINGKPYRASEEELFSERQHAKEMLFDFNSLRPTELDNRNEIIRNLFGKVGGSFFIEPPFRCDYGYNISIGENFYANYNCTILDCAKVTIGDNVLFAPNVSLFTAGHPIHFEPRNAGIEYAFPINIGNNVWIGGGVIINPNVTIGDNVVIGSGSVVTKNIPSNSIGVGNPCKVIREITNNDKQYYFKNLKI comes from the coding sequence ATGACAGAAAAAGAAAAAATGATTAATGGAAAGCCATATAGAGCATCTGAAGAAGAATTATTTAGTGAACGGCAACATGCTAAGGAGATGCTATTTGATTTTAATAGCTTACGTCCAACTGAACTTGATAATAGAAATGAAATTATAAGAAATTTGTTTGGCAAGGTTGGTGGAAGTTTTTTTATTGAACCACCATTCCGATGTGATTATGGATATAATATTTCTATTGGAGAGAACTTTTATGCCAATTATAATTGCACTATTTTAGACTGTGCTAAAGTTACAATTGGTGATAACGTTCTGTTTGCACCTAATGTTAGTCTTTTTACAGCAGGTCATCCAATTCATTTTGAACCACGTAATGCAGGAATTGAATATGCTTTTCCAATTAACATAGGCAATAATGTTTGGATAGGTGGTGGTGTTATTATAAATCCTAACGTGACAATTGGTGACAATGTAGTAATTGGTTCTGGAAGTGTGGTAACAAAAAATATTCCCTCCAATTCCATTGGAGTAGGCAATCCTTGTAAAGTTATAAGAGAAATTACGAACAATGATAAGCAATATTACTTTAAAAATCTTAAAATCTAG
- a CDS encoding electron transfer flavoprotein subunit beta/FixA family protein, which produces MQILVCVKQVPDDSVEIHLDDKVKKPNLNGVTSVANAFDTYALELAVRFMEAHGGNVSVLTVGAEDSLNTLKNCLAVGAKEAFFIKDDLYTDLDALGTAHVLADAIHKIEKDKDMKFDLILCGKESTDEITGQVGAMLAEELGTGFVSSTIEIDLEENVMKVHQETEEGYNVVSLDSPAVITISKPNYDPRYPTIKTKMASRKAVIPTYSAAEIGEVKQAKVNCIEYVEPPKREAGIKIQEKDVTLAVSTALEQMKKDKAI; this is translated from the coding sequence ATGCAGATTCTAGTATGCGTAAAACAGGTTCCAGATGATTCTGTTGAAATTCATTTGGATGATAAGGTGAAAAAACCTAATTTAAATGGGGTTACTTCGGTAGCCAATGCATTTGACACATATGCATTGGAATTAGCCGTTCGCTTTATGGAAGCGCATGGAGGAAATGTCAGTGTATTAACTGTTGGAGCAGAGGATTCTTTGAATACGTTAAAAAATTGTCTTGCAGTAGGAGCAAAGGAAGCATTTTTTATAAAAGATGACTTATATACAGATTTAGATGCTCTTGGTACAGCTCATGTCTTAGCAGATGCAATTCATAAGATTGAAAAAGACAAAGATATGAAATTTGATTTGATTCTTTGTGGAAAAGAATCTACAGATGAAATTACAGGTCAAGTAGGAGCAATGCTTGCTGAAGAACTAGGGACAGGCTTCGTAAGCAGCACAATTGAAATCGATCTAGAAGAGAATGTTATGAAGGTTCATCAAGAAACTGAAGAAGGGTATAATGTAGTTTCTTTAGATTCTCCAGCGGTAATAACAATAAGTAAACCAAATTATGATCCGCGTTATCCTACCATTAAAACTAAGATGGCAAGTCGTAAAGCAGTTATTCCAACTTATTCAGCTGCAGAAATTGGAGAGGTAAAACAAGCAAAGGTAAATTGTATTGAATATGTTGAACCTCCTAAGAGAGAAGCTGGTATCAAAATTCAAGAGAAAGATGTTACATTGGCAGTAAGTACTGCTTTAGAACAAATGAAAAAGGATAAGGCAATCTAA
- a CDS encoding electron transfer flavoprotein subunit alpha/FixB family protein, giving the protein MKALLFMETDGEKVLGGSLELISAAKALDAEGTALIVGSKTSADTAAALGIPVIFIDAAADCDTLTEILSEMVKEENPDIVLLSNTAMAKDVAPRIAGRMGLGCVSDVIGINKDNGKVIYTRPAYGGTVLEHMQVDGTAVVTVRSGSFSKPEEASKAVVTEKKMEIPAGAIKAKIIDKVKEISEAVNLEEAEVIVSGGRGMGNVENFKLVEELANVLGGVVGATRPPIEDGWISRAHQVGQSGKIVAPKLYIACGISGATQHTSGMSGSNYIVAINKDEEAPIFEIADVSIVGNVNEILPVMIEEMKKVKEEAK; this is encoded by the coding sequence ATGAAAGCATTATTGTTTATGGAAACAGATGGAGAAAAAGTTTTAGGTGGAAGCCTTGAATTGATTAGTGCAGCAAAAGCATTAGATGCAGAAGGAACAGCCCTTATAGTAGGCAGCAAAACATCAGCTGATACAGCAGCTGCTTTGGGAATTCCAGTTATTTTTATAGATGCTGCTGCAGATTGTGATACTTTGACAGAAATATTATCAGAAATGGTCAAGGAAGAAAATCCAGACATTGTTTTACTATCAAATACAGCAATGGCTAAGGATGTTGCACCTCGTATTGCAGGACGTATGGGTTTAGGATGTGTCAGCGATGTAATAGGAATTAATAAAGATAATGGCAAAGTTATATACACTAGACCAGCTTATGGTGGTACAGTTTTAGAACATATGCAAGTAGATGGTACTGCAGTAGTTACAGTTAGAAGCGGAAGTTTTTCAAAACCTGAAGAAGCTTCTAAGGCAGTTGTTACTGAGAAAAAGATGGAAATTCCAGCAGGTGCTATTAAAGCAAAAATTATTGATAAGGTAAAAGAAATTTCTGAAGCTGTTAATTTGGAAGAAGCAGAAGTTATTGTTTCTGGCGGACGTGGAATGGGAAATGTAGAAAATTTCAAACTTGTTGAAGAATTAGCAAATGTACTTGGGGGTGTGGTAGGTGCCACAAGACCACCAATTGAAGATGGATGGATTTCTCGTGCACATCAAGTTGGACAATCAGGAAAGATTGTAGCACCAAAACTTTATATTGCATGTGGAATTTCAGGAGCAACTCAACATACATCTGGTATGTCAGGTTCCAATTATATTGTGGCGATTAATAAAGATGAAGAAGCTCCAATTTTTGAAATTGCTGATGTGAGTATTGTTGGAAATGTAAATGAAATTCTTCCAGTTATGATTGAAGAAATGAAGAAAGTAAAAGAAGAAGCAAAATAA
- a CDS encoding L-lactate permease, which translates to MLFFKFLLAILPIIWLIVALSKLKMPGHKACSIALVLTVILAIGFWKLNAIYTASAVLEGLLNALWPICLVIVAALFTYNLTLRTGAMESIKKMLAGVSIDKRVLVLIIGWGFGNFMEGMAGFGTAVAIPASMLAGVGLNPFAAVVACLVANSTPTAFGSVGIPLVTLSSVTGITSHTLAANTAMIEVILAFISPFIMVCIVGGGIKALKGAFLITLISALAFVLPWYVTAVAVGAELPNIVGSICCMACTVIAAKAFNKKPEDEYSILTKEETTSKITKEETASAVAQGKGEAISFGKALQAWSPFILIFVMLIITSTLCPAINHLIAKYKTVAVVYAGKGGGKLTFSWINTPGVIIFIAAIIGGIIQGAKASTMFDVLIATLKANWKAMATICAVMAVAKVMGYSGMIADIASLLVVVTGRAYPLISPLIGAIGAFVTGSGTSTCVLFGGLQAKTAQNLGLSASWMAAANVLGAGIGKMICPQSIAIGVTAINKSGSESKVLGSVFKYFMIYVVIAGIVCFVGTLI; encoded by the coding sequence ATGTTATTTTTTAAATTTTTATTAGCTATATTACCAATTATCTGGCTTATAGTGGCATTGAGTAAATTAAAAATGCCAGGTCATAAAGCTTGTTCTATTGCACTTGTTCTTACAGTGATTTTAGCTATTGGTTTTTGGAAATTAAATGCTATTTATACTGCATCAGCAGTATTAGAAGGATTACTAAATGCTTTGTGGCCAATCTGTTTGGTTATTGTTGCAGCTTTGTTTACGTATAATTTGACTTTACGTACAGGTGCAATGGAATCCATAAAGAAAATGTTGGCTGGAGTTTCTATTGACAAGAGAGTTTTAGTGTTAATTATTGGATGGGGATTCGGTAATTTCATGGAAGGTATGGCAGGGTTTGGCACAGCCGTTGCTATTCCAGCATCTATGCTTGCTGGCGTTGGATTAAATCCATTTGCAGCAGTTGTAGCTTGTTTAGTTGCTAACAGTACACCAACTGCATTTGGATCAGTTGGAATACCACTAGTAACACTTTCATCAGTAACAGGAATTACATCTCATACATTAGCAGCAAATACAGCAATGATTGAAGTAATTCTTGCTTTTATTAGTCCATTTATTATGGTATGTATCGTAGGTGGTGGAATAAAGGCATTAAAAGGAGCATTTCTTATTACGTTAATTTCAGCATTAGCATTTGTACTACCTTGGTATGTTACAGCAGTAGCAGTTGGAGCTGAATTACCAAATATAGTAGGTTCTATTTGCTGTATGGCATGTACAGTTATTGCAGCAAAAGCCTTTAATAAAAAACCTGAAGATGAGTACAGTATTCTAACTAAGGAAGAAACAACTTCAAAAATAACTAAAGAAGAAACAGCTTCAGCAGTAGCTCAGGGTAAAGGAGAAGCTATATCATTTGGTAAAGCATTACAGGCGTGGAGTCCATTCATTTTAATATTCGTAATGTTAATAATTACATCAACTTTATGCCCAGCAATTAATCATTTAATTGCAAAATATAAAACCGTTGCAGTTGTATATGCTGGTAAAGGCGGAGGCAAATTGACTTTTAGTTGGATCAACACACCAGGTGTTATCATCTTTATTGCTGCAATTATTGGTGGTATTATTCAAGGTGCAAAAGCATCAACCATGTTCGATGTATTGATTGCTACATTAAAGGCAAACTGGAAAGCAATGGCTACAATTTGCGCAGTTATGGCAGTAGCAAAGGTAATGGGCTATAGTGGAATGATTGCAGATATTGCAAGTCTTTTAGTTGTAGTTACAGGTAGAGCATATCCTTTGATTTCACCACTAATTGGAGCTATTGGAGCATTTGTTACAGGTTCAGGTACATCAACTTGTGTTCTATTCGGAGGATTACAAGCAAAAACAGCTCAAAATCTTGGACTTTCTGCATCATGGATGGCAGCAGCCAATGTTCTTGGAGCAGGTATAGGAAAGATGATTTGTCCTCAAAGTATTGCAATTGGTGTAACTGCAATTAACAAATCTGGTTCAGAAAGTAAGGTTTTAGGAAGTGTGTTTAAATATTTTATGATCTATGTAGTTATTGCCGGCATCGTATGTTTTGTAGGAACATTGATATAA
- a CDS encoding FAD-binding oxidoreductase, whose product MAKYNELTEELISKLKEAAPGHILLGDDINEDYCHDEMPIYGKKAPQVVLTAHSTEEVAAVVKICNENKIPVTPRGAGTGLAGGAVPLLGGVLIDISKMNKILSYDMENFVVRVQAGVLLKDLAEDCTKHGLLYAPDPGEKSACLGGNVSTNAGGMRAVKYGATRDYVRAMTVVLPTGEITNFGASVSKTSSGYSLLNLMIGSEGTLGIITEITLKTMPAPKVAASLIIPFENLDDCIATVPKFKMEHMNPQALEFMEREIVLSSERYVGKSVFPQVVDGVTANAYLLVTIDASSEDELNNLIEQASEIVLEAGAIDVLVADTPAKMKDAWAARSSFLDAIMAETKLLDECDVVVPVNKIASYLNFVNKTGEECGLIIKSFGHAGDGNLHIYQCSNDLEESEFKTRVDKFFKIIYKEATDCGGLVSGEHGIGSGKISYLADSVGSINMELMKGIKKAFDPNYIMNPGKVCYSLDK is encoded by the coding sequence ATGGCCAAGTACAATGAATTGACAGAAGAATTAATTTCAAAACTTAAGGAGGCAGCTCCAGGACATATTTTGCTAGGTGATGATATAAATGAAGATTATTGTCATGATGAAATGCCTATTTATGGAAAGAAGGCTCCACAAGTTGTATTAACGGCACATTCTACAGAAGAAGTTGCTGCGGTAGTAAAAATATGTAATGAAAATAAAATACCAGTAACTCCAAGAGGAGCAGGAACAGGACTTGCAGGAGGAGCAGTTCCACTACTCGGAGGGGTTCTGATTGATATTTCAAAGATGAATAAAATACTTTCTTATGACATGGAAAACTTTGTTGTTCGTGTTCAAGCTGGTGTTCTATTAAAGGATCTTGCAGAGGATTGTACAAAACATGGGTTATTATATGCTCCAGATCCTGGTGAAAAATCTGCTTGTTTAGGTGGAAATGTTTCAACAAATGCTGGTGGAATGAGAGCAGTTAAATATGGTGCAACTCGTGATTATGTACGTGCAATGACAGTTGTACTTCCAACAGGAGAAATTACAAACTTTGGAGCTTCAGTGTCAAAAACAAGTTCAGGATATAGTCTTTTGAATTTAATGATTGGTTCAGAAGGTACTCTTGGAATCATTACAGAAATTACTTTGAAAACTATGCCAGCACCAAAGGTAGCTGCAAGTTTAATTATTCCTTTTGAAAATTTAGATGATTGTATTGCTACTGTTCCTAAATTTAAAATGGAGCACATGAATCCACAAGCATTAGAATTTATGGAAAGAGAAATTGTATTATCTAGTGAAAGATATGTTGGAAAGAGTGTATTCCCACAAGTAGTTGATGGAGTAACTGCAAATGCATATTTACTTGTTACTATAGATGCAAGTAGTGAAGATGAATTAAATAATCTTATTGAACAAGCAAGTGAAATAGTTTTAGAAGCAGGAGCAATTGATGTTCTCGTAGCAGATACACCTGCAAAAATGAAGGATGCATGGGCTGCACGTTCTAGCTTCTTAGACGCAATTATGGCAGAAACAAAATTATTAGATGAATGTGATGTTGTAGTTCCAGTAAATAAAATAGCTTCTTATCTTAATTTTGTAAATAAAACTGGTGAAGAATGTGGATTAATTATTAAGAGCTTTGGACATGCAGGAGATGGAAATCTTCATATATACCAATGCAGTAATGACTTAGAAGAGTCAGAATTTAAAACAAGAGTTGATAAATTCTTTAAGATCATCTATAAAGAAGCAACAGATTGTGGTGGTCTTGTTTCAGGAGAACATGGAATTGGCAGCGGAAAAATTAGCTATTTAGCAGATAGTGTTGGAAGCATAAATATGGAGTTAATGAAAGGCATTAAAAAAGCTTTTGATCCTAACTATATTATGAATCCAGGTAAGGTATGCTATTCATTAGATAAATAG
- a CDS encoding acyl-CoA dehydrogenase yields the protein MNFKQDENHEQLQQMYRDFAQKEVKPLAKEIDETMRFPKENVAKMAEMGLLGIPYPEEYGGAGMDTLSYMQCVEELAKCCATTSTIVSAHTSLGSGPIYAYGTDEQKEKYLKPLASGEKLGAFALTEPCAGTDASMQKTTAVLEGDHYVLNGSKIFITNAGFADVYIVLAMTDKTKGTRGISAFIVEKDFPGFSVGNHEMKMGIRASSTCELFFDNCIVPKENLLGQEGKGFKIAMATLDGGRIGIASQALGIAEGAIEETVKYVNERVQFGRTLSKFQNTQFELAQMRANTEAAKLLVYQAACAKDDNQPYTHLAAMAKLVASRNASDVTRRCLQLFGGYGYSSDYPIERMMRDAKITEIYEGTSEVQMMVISGWMGVK from the coding sequence ATGAATTTTAAACAAGATGAAAATCATGAACAATTACAACAAATGTATCGCGATTTTGCACAAAAAGAGGTAAAACCACTTGCAAAAGAAATTGATGAAACTATGAGATTCCCAAAAGAAAATGTAGCAAAAATGGCTGAAATGGGATTGCTTGGAATTCCATATCCTGAAGAATATGGTGGAGCAGGCATGGATACATTAAGCTATATGCAATGTGTAGAAGAATTAGCTAAATGTTGTGCAACAACAAGTACTATCGTTTCAGCACATACAAGTCTTGGTTCAGGACCTATTTACGCATATGGTACTGACGAGCAGAAAGAAAAATATTTAAAGCCACTTGCTTCTGGTGAAAAATTAGGTGCCTTTGCATTAACAGAACCTTGCGCTGGAACTGATGCTTCTATGCAAAAGACAACAGCAGTACTTGAAGGTGACCACTATGTATTAAATGGTAGTAAAATTTTCATTACTAATGCAGGATTTGCAGATGTATATATTGTTCTTGCTATGACAGATAAAACAAAAGGAACAAGAGGTATTTCAGCATTTATCGTTGAAAAAGATTTCCCAGGATTCTCTGTTGGAAACCATGAAATGAAAATGGGAATAAGAGCATCTTCTACTTGTGAATTATTCTTTGATAATTGCATAGTTCCAAAGGAAAATCTTTTAGGACAAGAAGGTAAAGGATTTAAAATTGCAATGGCAACTCTTGATGGAGGTCGTATTGGTATTGCTTCACAAGCTCTTGGTATTGCAGAAGGCGCAATAGAAGAAACTGTAAAATATGTAAATGAACGTGTTCAATTTGGACGTACTCTTTCAAAATTCCAGAATACACAATTCGAACTTGCTCAAATGCGTGCAAATACAGAAGCTGCAAAGCTTTTAGTATATCAAGCTGCATGTGCAAAGGATGATAATCAACCATATACACATTTAGCTGCTATGGCAAAATTAGTTGCTTCTAGAAATGCTAGTGATGTAACAAGACGTTGCTTACAATTATTCGGTGGATATGGATATTCAAGTGATTATCCAATTGAAAGAATGATGCGTGATGCAAAAATAACAGAAATTTATGAAGGAACATCAGAAGTTCAAATGATGGTAATTTCAGGATGGATGGGTGTTAAATAG
- a CDS encoding DUF5714 domain-containing protein yields the protein MDLVQKKNNRTVSSCUGDAAGASEHTNSNTENCKICGGQLEYFNSGKELTCVLCGKKEIGNIACQNGHYVCDECHGKDLFDNIKDYVLKSKKLNPFEIAEYLMNKDNVPMLGCENAWIAAGSLMAAIKNNGSVKVTDEQIVEALIRTKRQAIGGYCGLTGVCGIAPAIGACFSVILGAACPKDQETAVTMKVVARIINKIADETGPCCCKNFVRTAIDESIKAAKEYLNVSLPSNSEAIICTYSSRHPHGCREDKCQYFNINENR from the coding sequence GTGGATTTAGTTCAAAAGAAGAATAATAGAACTGTTTCTAGTTGTTGAGGGGATGCTGCTGGTGCTAGTGAGCACACTAACTCCAACACTGAAAATTGTAAAATTTGTGGAGGGCAATTAGAATACTTCAATTCTGGAAAAGAATTAACTTGTGTTCTATGTGGTAAAAAAGAGATTGGAAACATTGCTTGCCAAAATGGACACTATGTCTGTGATGAATGTCATGGTAAAGACCTTTTTGATAATATAAAGGATTATGTTTTAAAAAGTAAAAAATTGAATCCATTTGAAATTGCTGAATATCTAATGAATAAGGATAATGTTCCAATGCTTGGATGTGAAAATGCGTGGATAGCAGCAGGTTCTTTGATGGCAGCTATAAAGAACAATGGAAGTGTTAAAGTTACGGATGAACAGATTGTTGAAGCATTAATAAGAACTAAGAGACAAGCAATTGGAGGATATTGTGGTTTAACAGGTGTATGTGGAATTGCACCAGCAATTGGTGCATGTTTTAGCGTTATTTTAGGTGCAGCTTGTCCTAAAGATCAAGAAACAGCTGTGACCATGAAAGTAGTTGCAAGAATTATTAATAAAATTGCTGATGAAACCGGTCCTTGCTGTTGTAAGAACTTTGTCAGAACTGCAATTGATGAGAGTATTAAAGCTGCAAAAGAATACTTAAATGTATCTTTGCCTTCAAATAGTGAAGCAATTATCTGCACTTACAGTTCCCGTCATCCTCATGGCTGTAGGGAAGATAAATGTCAATATTTCAATATCAACGAAAACCGTTAA
- the pssA gene encoding CDP-diacylglycerol--serine O-phosphatidyltransferase gives MLKNSIPNLLTLTNLSLGIISIVETFNNNYFYAAILIILAAIIDRYDGRIARFLNVSNNLGKELDSLADLVSFGVAPALLIFVKYYFFNLEYMGIIGIIIPLLYTISGCYRLAKYNLSEFDGVFTGIPITISGTFIAFFTLITPNNGIFIILSLMLLSLFTYLMVSKLRIKKV, from the coding sequence ATGTTAAAAAATTCTATACCTAATTTACTTACACTTACTAATCTATCATTAGGTATTATCTCAATAGTTGAAACTTTTAATAACAATTATTTTTATGCTGCTATATTAATAATTCTAGCAGCTATTATAGATAGATATGATGGTAGAATTGCTAGGTTTTTAAATGTATCCAATAACCTTGGAAAAGAATTAGATTCCTTAGCAGATTTGGTTTCATTTGGAGTTGCACCAGCCCTTTTAATATTTGTTAAATATTACTTTTTCAACTTAGAATATATGGGTATAATCGGAATTATTATTCCACTATTATATACTATAAGCGGTTGTTATCGATTGGCAAAATACAATTTAAGTGAATTTGATGGTGTTTTTACTGGAATACCTATAACAATTTCAGGTACATTTATTGCATTCTTTACATTAATTACACCTAATAATGGAATTTTTATAATTTTATCTCTTATGTTATTATCACTTTTTACTTATCTTATGGTATCAAAGCTTAGAATAAAAAAAGTATAA